The following nucleotide sequence is from Aneurinibacillus soli.
GGCGCAAGCCATGGCATCGTCATGGCAACGACCAGAATTAGTACCACAGGCCAGGTACGATTGTGGCGCGTGTATTTCTTCATGGGAATCCCTCCTGTAAAAGGTAGTACCCATATTTTGCACGTCTGCATACGAAAACATGTGTATAATAAAAGAGAAGAAACAAAGGAAATGATTGGAGAACTCTTCATTATGGAACATAAATACGAACAGATGATATCCATCTGCAAAGCGCTTGGCCACCCGGTACGGTTGCGTATTTTTACTTTGCTAGCAGAGCAAGGAGAGTCATACTGCGGGGATATGGTTTCACTTGTCGGGGTGGCGCAGTCCACAGTGTCTCATCATCTCAAAATTCTAAAAGACAGCGGATTGGTCACAACGGAAGAGCAGGGAACATTCGTCTGCTACCGGGTGCAGCGGGAACGCCTGCGAGAATTGGCACATTTGCTTGAGGGGCTGTAGAAAAAAGTGGGGCAATTGCCTGAAACAAGTTGCCAGCGCCCAGATGAACGAATACAATAAAAATTAATCAGATATAAAGGAGGAA
It contains:
- a CDS encoding ArsR/SmtB family transcription factor, which encodes MYNKREETKEMIGELFIMEHKYEQMISICKALGHPVRLRIFTLLAEQGESYCGDMVSLVGVAQSTVSHHLKILKDSGLVTTEEQGTFVCYRVQRERLRELAHLLEGL